In Candidatus Pacearchaeota archaeon, the genomic stretch CAGAGATCGGTACTTGGAGCAATATATGAATTAGTGCTATTAGCTGAACCACAGACACCATCTTGGGATTTATTAGCGGTACAGGTTCCGCTAGTTGCTCCTCCGTTTGTTGATGCACAAGTCCAAGTCCAGGGACCGGAACCAGAGACAGAAGAAGCGTTTCCAGGGTTGCAGAGATCGGTACTTGGAGCAGAAGAATAATTAGAACCATTGGCAGTTCCACAAACACCGTCTTCAATTTTGTTAGCGGTACAGGTTCCGCTAGTTGCTCCTCCGTTTGTTGATGCACAAGTCCAAGTCCAGGGACCGGAACCAGAGACAGAAGAAGCGTTTCCAGGGTTGCAGAGATCGGTACTTGGAGCAGAAGAATAATTAGAACCATTGGCAGTTCCACAAACACCGTCTTCAATTTTGTTAGCAGTACAAGTAGGAGTGTATCCCTTATTTAATCCAGCACAAGTCCAAGTCCAGGGACCGGAACCAGAGACAGAAGAAGCGTTTCCCGTAGAACAAAAATTAGCTATCGGAGCAGAAGTTAAATTAGCACCGTTTGAAGAACCACAAACACCGTTGACTGCCTTTTCAGTCGCTGAACTATAAGTATCTGTTGCACTGTCATATATATATGCATAATCAGTAGAAAGAACTGAAGAAATAACGAAAGAGTTTCCATCATCTGAAACGTATTTATAATTTGAATCGCTAGGAAGTGGTTTTGTAAGATAATAAGAAAGCTGATCATCAATAACTGGACAACTACCAATAAAACAATTATCACTATCTGCAACTATTGGATATGATCCCTCCATTGCCTTATAAGAAGCCAAATTCATTCTTAATTGATCTAGAGCTGATTTTTTAAGTGCGTCATTGGCGGCATCATTTGCTTTATTCAAGGAGACGACAACAATGCCAGAAAGAATTCCAATAATAGAAATGACTACTAATATTTCAATTAAAGTAAAAGCTTTGTTTGATATCTTCATGGTATTTTATTTTAAATTTTTGTATTAAAATTATTATACAAGAATTAAACTTAAAAAAAGAGTAGACAATCATATTTTAGAATTATCAATCAACCTATAAATGTTCCAAATTTTTCTCCTTTTAATGCTTTAGAAATATCTTTAAATTTTTTAATATTAAATACAATAATCGGCTTTTGATTATCTAAACACAAAGCAAAAGCTGTTAAATCCATAACATTTAGTTTCTTCTCTAAGGCCTCTTCAAAGGTTAAATTTTCATACAGCTTAGCATCGGAATACTTTTTAGGGTCTTTATTATATACTCCATCAACATTAGTAGCTTTTAAAATTAAATCACAATCAATCTCGCAAGATCTTAAAGCAGCTAAAGTATCTGTGGTAAAAAAAGGATTACCAGTTCCTCCAGCAAAAACAACTATCTTTCCTTGATTTAAATATTCAATTGCTTTCTTTTTTGAAAAAGACTCGCAAACTTTATCCATTTCTATTGATGACATTAATTTTGATGGAACACCCAAAGACTCTAAGGCCTCTTCTAATCCCAATCCATTGATAATAGTGGATAACATTCCCATATAATCAGCCGTCACCTTGTCAAAATGTTCTTCTCCTATTTCACGACCCCTAAAAATATTTCCTCCTCCAATAACAATACATAAGTCAACATTATTCTTTTTTTTAATATCAACAATCTCTTTGGCTATTTTCATATACGAAGACAAAGAAACTCCTCTGCCATCTTCTTTGCCAAACGACTCCCCTCCAATCTTTAATAATATTCTTTTGTATTTTTTCATTTAATGTAATGTGAATTATTATCACAAATATTATATTCTATTTATTAAAACTAGGCAAACTAAAAAACAAAAGAGCCGAATATATATTCTGCTCATTTAAAAAAATTAAAGAATTATTATCTGATTGAAGATTTGATTAGTGTATCGAATCTTTTTTTCAATATCGAAACACTCATGAAGTTCATCGGGATTAATGAATTTCATAATCTCTTCGTTCCGAAGTAATGCGGTGTAGAAATCTTCTTTGGTTTCCCAGCATTCAAGGGCAATATCCCTCACAAGAGTATGCGCTCTTTCTCTTGGCAGGCCACTCTTTTCGGAAACAAGCATCATCACTTCCTGGGAAAAAATCAAACCCTTGGTCAACTCGAGATTTTCCTTCATTCTTTCCTTGGAAACCCTCATCTTCCGGAATATTGAAGCAAGTCTTTTTAGTCCATATTCGACCAATGCCGAACTGTCGGGAAGAATCACTCTCTCTGGTCCAGAATTATCCAAGCTTCGTTCGTTCCAGCAGTCAGAAAGATTGCCATAGGAAACTTGAACGTTGCTGCAGACAATGCGCATTAATCCGGTCAGATTCTCCCAGCCGATAGGGTTCTTTTTGTGCGGCATGGCCGATGACCCCTTTTGGTCTTTGCTGAACGATTCCATGACCTCACCGATCTCGGTTTGAGCCATGAGACGCATGCTGACCGATATCTTAGAAACTGTTCCGGCAATTAAGCCAAGGACCGCCATGTATTCAGCAATGATATCGCGAGAAATAATCTGTGTCGCAATAATGGGTTTGAGCCCAAGCTTTTCACAGGTTATCACTTCGACTTTTGGGTCAAGTGTATACATGCCGACAGCACCACTGATTTTGCCGACTGAAACTCTGATTTTAAGACTTTCCAGTCTTTCTTTGTGTCTCTTCAGTTCCGCATACCAGTTAATTAGCTTGACCCCGAAAGTTATCGGTTCGGCATGAATTCCGTGAGTACGTCCGATTTGTACGGCATGGATGTTTTCCAAGGCTTTCGCTTCAACAATTTCCATTAAGTCCGTTAAAGCATCTTGGATAAGATTGATGCTTTCCCGGAGCTGAAGACTTTGAGCCGTATCAACGACATCGTAAGAGGTTAATCCTCGATGAAGCCAGGGTCGAAGCTCTTCCGGAAATTGCGGAGAAATGTACTCCAAAAATGCAACAACATCGTGCTTTGTAATTTCTTTTTCAATACGATTGATTTCATCCGAATTGATTTTTATCTTGTCGACATGAGGAATATTATACTTAAATTCTCCCAAATCTTTGCGAGCCTTCAAAACGGCTATCTCCACTTTAAGCCAAGTTGTGAATTTGTAGTTCTCAGACCAAATTTTTGCCATTCTCTCATTTGTATAACGACTGATCACAATAAATCACTCCTTTAGGTTGTTAAATAACATTAAAATTATTGCAAAAACATTATGTTTTTTGCAAGAAAAGAATAACAAAATAATAAATTATTGTCAAAAACGCTCATCCGTTAATTTTATGCTTTAGTTGCCAATTGTCCGCAAGCTGCCTTAATTCCCCTTCCAAATTCATATCTTTGGGTAGTAAAAATTCCCTCTTTTTCTAAATAATCTTTGAATTTTTTAATTGTTTTAGAATCTGATGCTTTAAACTTTCCCGTTGGATTATAGACTATTAAATTAACCATGTATAATGATTTTTTCATTATTTTTGCTAATTCTTTAGCACATTCAAGAGAATCATTCTCTCCCTTTATCATTAAATACTCAAACATCACTTTCCTTTTATTTTTTAAAATATAATCATCAACAACTCTTAGAACATCTTTTAAAGGATACTTTTTATTCACTGGCATTAATTTACTTCTCAATTCATCATTAGGAGCGTGTAAAGAAATAGAAAGATTTACTTGCAAATCTTCGTTGGTAAATCTTTCTATTCCCTCAATTATTCCCGAAGTCGAAATAGATATCTTGCGACTTCCAATATTAAAATACTCTGGACTGTTTAAAATACGAATTGCTGACATTACATTATCATAGTTCAAAAACGGTTCTCCCATTCCCATAAAAACAATATTAGTTACTTTGCAAATTCTCATAAACAACAAAACTTGAAGAACTATTTCTTCAACGGTTAAATTTCTCTTTAACCCCATCGTTCCAGTCGCACAAAAAGAACACGCCAAGGGACAACCAACCTGAGAAGAAACACAAACCGTCGAACGATTATCAGTATGCTTCATTAAAACTGATTCAATTTTTAATCCATCTGATAATTCAATTAAAGCTTTGATTGTATTTCCTTCATCAAACATTTTGTGTTCGATTTCTAAAGGACAATCTTTTTTTAATTCTTCGCGCAAAGATAAAGGCAGGACACTTGCCTTGTCCCAATCTTCTATTAAGTCTTGAAAAATCAGTTTGTGCACCTGCTTAATCCTATACTTAGGTTGATTTTCTAATTTTTTTTCAATTAGAGATAAATTCATTCTTTGTTTTCTATAACCTTAACTTCTTCTTTAGTTATAACATTCTCATTCTTTATTTTATCAACTATTGTTGATAGTTTTTTAGTTCTAGTAATTGATACTTCGTCAAACTGAGTTGAAACTGCCCTAATTTTCTTTCCCAAAGAATCAACCTCTTCATTATATTTATTATATTCAATTTCAAACTTCTTAATTAATTTTATGATTTCATGAAGATTCTCCTGATATTTAAAACTCTTATATGATTGGAAAACCATCCGTAAGATAGCAGTAAAACTAAATGGTCCAGCGAGCACTACTTTCTTTGCCATAGCGTCGTTCCAGGTTTCGTTCATTTGATCATAGATAAAGCTGAAAATCATTTCGTTAGGAACGAATAAAATAACAAAATCAACGGTATCTTCTTCGGGATTAATATATTCTCTACCTGATATTTCTTTTATTCTATTTTTAACATCCTGCTCAAAAACTTTTTTGAATTGTTTTTTCTTTTCTTTATCTTCTTCATCATTAAACTTGATGAAATTATTCAAAGGAAATTTAACATCGATATTTATTTTAGTTCTATCGGGTAAGAAAATAGTAAAATCAGGTCTATTAGCATTATTATCTTGGGCTGTATTAGCTTCATAGTTTTCTCCTCTAACAAAACCGATTGTCTTTAACAGGTTCTCAGCGATTTCTTCTCCGTATTTTCCCCTTAATTGATTATTTGACAAAACATTTCTCAACCCTTCGGTTGAATCTTTTAAACTGCCAGTTACTGTCTTGTATTCTTCTAATACTGTTCTTAAGGTATTAAATTCTCCAATTCTTTCTTTTTCCACTTCATCTAACTGCTTTTTGCTCTTATCCAGTTCTTGATGAACTCTTTCAATCAAATCTTTAATCGTATCTTTGTTGTGTTGAATTGATTCACTGATAAGTTCTTTTTTAAGATCAACCTGTTCTAATAATCTCTTCCTTTCTTCTTCGAACAACATCTTACTTCTTTTATCGTTTTCATTCATTAACTTCTGAAAAAGAATATACGTAAAAACAAGGATTATAAATAATGAAGCTATTAAAGTGATGGTTTCGGTTGTCATATTGACTTTTTTATTAGTGATGTATAATATACGTGCAATCAGAAATGATTGTCCTGCCCGAGGACTCGGGATCGAGATTCGTAAATCTAGCTTTGGCTAGATTTTTGCTTAAACTCTTAAACCCTTGACAAGTCATTGTAATTGATTAAAATATACTTAAGGTACTTTATTCAGAGCAGTCTGCTTAATGAAACGTGCGAAGTTCGCACTTCCTTAAGTGGATAGTTGTAGCGGATTGCTCTGAGTGAAGTATTTTTTATTACAAATATCTTGAATTTTTCCGATTTTCTCTTTGATAATTTCGTAATAAATACTGTTATTATTTTCAAATAATTGAAAAACTGCATAGGCTATATAATCTGCTATTTGCAAACCACCATGAGTATAGTGAGGATTGTGCTGATAAGAAAGACTTAATTCAGCATTTAATCGTGGATGTTTATCAAGATAATCTAATCTTATCCTTTCAACCTCTATTTCTAGTTCCTTTCTTAATTTTAACTTACTATCTTTTCTTGAAAAAACTATTTCTGTTTGGTCAGTTTGATGACATATATTTTTTAATAATTGTCCAGACATGACTCCATACATTTTCCCCGGATTTTCTTTTAACTGTTGATAACATTTTAATTTTTCAACAACAATAACATCTATTTTGATATCTTTTAATTCTTTAATAAAATTATAGAATCTTTCTCTTACTTGAGGATAATCACTTTGAGCATGGAAAGAATCTAAGGCATAGGCTGAAGAAAAAACCCTTGTTAATTCTTTGTTTTTTAAAAGGCTACTTTTAAAATCTACAACTTTCTGTTGAAGAAGTAGTTGATCTTCTACTCTTATGGCAGCTAAAATCAAAAATTTAGTTGCCTGCCCTTTTTCAACTAAATTTACTCCTTTAAAAGAAAAAACTTCAGGTTTTCCGGATTCATCTATAAAAATATATGTTTTAGATTTTTCCATTATTTCTATTATATCACACTTTTCTCTTTTCTAAGAGAAATACTTTATTATTTTTTCGAACAACATCTTTGAAAACAATTGCCACTTCTTCTCCTTTTTTTCCCTTTTCAATGCTTTTATTTTTAATCTGCATTGACTCAACTTTTTGTTCAATATACGTATTGGTTCCTTCAATAATAATCTTATCTCCCACCTTTAAATCAAGGTGATTTAATGTTATCGAACCTGATTTAACTTTAGGATAATAATGAGTAATATATCCAACCAATACTTTCTTTTCCAAAGAAACATTATCAGCTTTTTCATAACTGATTCCCTCTTTGCTTGGAGTTCCAAAATAGAAACCAGTAGAAAATCCTCGATTGTAAACTGAAGATAATTCTTCTTTCCATTTTTTAACTTTTTCACTGGTAAATGATTTATCAAAATATGCATCAATTGCTTCTCGATAGCATCTTGAAACAACTTCAATATATTTTGGATCTCTTCTTCTGCCTTCAATTTTAAAAGAATCTATTCCCGCCTTGATTAATTCTGGAACGAATTCAATCATGCATAAATCTTTAGCGCTCATAAAATATTTTCCTTCATTGGAAACTGCATTACCTTCTTCATCTGACAATGTCCACTCTTTTCTGCAAGGTTGGGCACAACTTCCACAATTAGCTGATTTGCCATACAAGTAGGCTGATAAAATACAACGGCCAGAAATAGCCATACACATTGCTCCGTGAACAAAAACTTCAATCTCTATTTTAACTTTCTTTTTTAACTCTTTAATTTGCTTTAAAGTCATCTCCCGAGCTAAAACTATTCTCTTCGCGCCTAACTTTTTATAAAATAAAGCAGCTTCGTAATTAGAGATATTAGCTTGAGTTGAAACAATAAAAGGAATCTTTATTTTCCTAGCTAGCTGAATAACCGCAGGGTCCCAAACAATAACCGCGTCTACGCCCCCCTTTTTGGCCTTTTTAAGCAACTTTTCGGCCTTTTTGATGTCATGGTTATATACCACAGAATTGACCGTTAAATACCCTTTTATGCCGTAAGAATGACACTTCTTTATAAAGGCTTCTAGTTCAGAAACTTTAATGCCGGAAGCCGCTCTCATACTTAATTCATCAACACCAAAATAGACTGCATTGGCATATGATTTGCAGGCTTCTAAACTGGCCCAATCACGAATCGGACTCATTAGTTCTGGCTTTTTCATATACTCAATTTAACATATTAAAGGTAATAAAAAAAGAGCCTATTTATTAATATTTCGGCTCAATATGTATTTTATCTAAAAACTCTTTGGGAAGAACTTTTTCTGCAAAGGACATATAGCCTATTGCAGTTTTCATTTGAATTTCAGTAGGAACATTTCTGTCCCCTCCGTGTTCATTGATCCAGTTTCTGACTGCATCTTTATCTAGGCCGACAGGAATCTTTCCTTCGCCATAAGATTCTTTCAGCCAGATGCGAGCAGTATCAGGAGTAATCCCCTCATCGGACCAGACAAGAATGGTTTCGCCATTTTTATCGATGTAGAGTCCGAATTCTCCTTTCCAGTCAGCAAGAATCAAATCCTTTTCATTAAGGAATCTGGATCCTGCATGGAAAATTGCCAAGGTAGTTGAACGAAGAAGCTGGGCCAGGATTTGAGCATCAATCTTGAAACACTTGTTCTCTTCTTCGGCCAGCCATGCTCTTAAAAATTCGACTAGCTGATCGTAAGTAATGTTCTCGTCGTGCCCTTCTTTATTCTTTATGCTTGGAGTAAAGATAGCTGTTCCAAGCTTGTCGTACTCTTTCATATCTTTGGGTAATAAAAACCCAAGAGTAAAGAGACATCTCTTCTGATACTCCTTAAACAAAGATCCTGCAAGATATGCTCTTGCGATACATTCGACAGGAATCTGCGTAACTTCTCGAATGAAAAGAACTCGATTTCTGTACTTGCGCCGGTTTTTGTTTATCCCACCGCTGGCCATGGCGTACTCCTGGTCATAACTGATAATATCGTTCTCGATAATGTTTGAAAACATTGTCTTGAAAAATACTGTCAGCCAAAGGAGTATTTTACCTTTTTTGACTATTCCAAAAGGCAATCTTTCGTCACCGGCCGAAATCCGGTCGGTATAAATTGCCAAGCGTTCTTTTCTCTTTCTTTCTTGAAGCGGTTGGATGTGCGTCTGTACTTTACCATCAGAAACAATTTCAAAATCATCTGACTTAGCATCAACTTTTGTCAAAATCATACAATGCTCTCCTTTTTTCAGCTCTCAAAGAACTGACTGACTTAGATATACCATAAACGTATAAAAAAACAAGACAATGTCTTATTAATTAAAAAGTGGGGAGGCATTAGCCCGATTCCCCGACTTGTTTTTTATATACTGTCTTGGGCAGAATTTTTTCTGCTAGACAGGAAGTATCTTTTTCGATCGACCCTCCTCCTTTCTCTCTGATCTCGGCAGTTTGGAAATTGATTCCCTCGCCTATCCAGACAGGAATCACCTTACCACTCTCTTCATCGATTTCGATTCCGAGATTAATTCTGAAAGACACCAACTCCAATTCCTTCAGTGAAAAATAAGCACTAAGGACATCGGAAACAGTAAGGGCATTCTGTCTTAAAGCAAAAACGAAATGGGCAGGAATAATATTACTGTATTGTTCTTTCTCTTGAACCCACTCTTTGGTAGTCTCGACTGCTTGCCCGAAATTAAGCAAATCGCCATTAGAAAACACAATGTTTTCTCCTGACAAAATACAATCAAAGGGAAACTTATCAACCCTTCTCACCATCAGAAGCCTTCCTAAATAAGCTGGCCTTTCATCTAGCGGAATATTGTTCAAGGCCACAATTCTTGGTTGATACATTTCCACAATGTTATTCCTGATAAACCTCCAGACAAGGTTTTTAGGAAAAACATTGAGCATTCGCAAAGCTTTTCCGTCTCCGTTCACGTATGCTTTTAGAACAAGCTTTCTTAGTTCTTCATCAAGCTCTTCGTGTGGCAGATAGTAACAGCAAACATCATCCGTTTTAATAAGCGTAAGGTTCTTCATGATAATCTCCTATTCAGTTCTCAATGAACTGACTGTATTATCTATACAATAATTATAATAAAAAAGCAACGGACTCACCGTTACTTTTTTTTCATTATCTCGTTTAGTATTTCTTTAACTTTTTCAATACTATCATAGTCGTAAATGGAAATAGGAATCTTTTTCTTTCTCCATTTACTCATTCTTTCTTTTAAAACATCTTTATCCACCATATCAGTCTTGGTTATAAAAATATATTCTTCTTTGTTTAACAATTCGGGATTATAATCTTCTAATTCTTTTTTAATTGTTTCGTAGTCTCTTTTGAAATCTTCTGATTCAGCTGAAATTAAATGAAATAGTATTTTAGTTCTTTCAACATGTCTTAAAAACTTAATTCCTAGGCCTTTTCCTTCTGAAGCTCCTTCAATCAATCCAGGAATATCAGCTAATATCAAATCGTAATAAACTCCTAAATGAGGTTCTAATGTTGTAAAAGGATAGTTAGCTACTTTAGGATTAGCATTGGTTAGCTCTTTTAATAAGCTTGATTTACCAACATTAGGCAAACCAATAAAACCAACATCAGCAATCATCTTTAATTCAAGCCTTAAGGTATAAGCCTCTCCTTTAATTCCTGGTTGGCACTGCATCGGAGTCGTATTAGTTGAAGAACGAAAAAGAAAATTACCTCTTCCTCCCTTTCCTCCTTTAGCCATTAAAACTGGCTCTCCAATTTTAACTATTTCAATCTTCTCATTTTTATCTAAATTATTAATTACGGTTCCAACTGGAACCTTAAAAATAACATCTTTGCCATTAGCTCCATCAACAAACTCACCTTTTCCATTTCCTCCGTCTTCGGCTTGAACCGCTTTCTTGAAACGAAATTGTTTTAAAGCGCTTAAATCAGAAACTCCGACAAAATAAAAACTGCCTCCTTCTCCTCCGGAGCCTCCTGTCGGACCTAAGGCAAATCTACTCTTTTGAAATGCAACGCATCCCTTGCCTCCATTTCCCGCTCTTACCCTAATTGTTACATCATCTATAAGCATATGTTTACACTAACCTAAATAAGCCCATAAATCAAATGAAAAAAGGTTGAAGCAAAAATTAGTAAATTTTTATTATAAAAATCTCCAAAAATAAATAATAAATAACACTGCAGAAATTGTCCATAAACAATAGGCACCTTTTATAAAATAGCTACCCTTTACTCCACCTTCTTTTTTCCCTTTCTTCCAGGACATATAACCAAGGATAGCAAGTATTATCGCTAAAATAGGCCAAATATTATCAATAAACCAAGCAGGAAGTATTGATACTAAAGATGCCATATTAAAAGCATTATTATTCGATACTTCTTTTTGACCTTCTTCGCTTGTTAAATTTTGTGAACCATTACCACCCTCACCATTCACCGGTGCACCTGAACCAGATTGTCCTCCTTCTGTATTTACTGATCCTCCTCCTGTAACACCGTTTGTTGCTGTTGGCTGAGGTTCGTTATTTGACTCTTGTCCAATTGTTATTTTAGAACGATCCACGACAAAACTATATTCTCTTCCAATCGTTGCTGGAGAAGCATGTGAAACAACCCTATAGTAATAAGTTTGTCCATATACTAAACCTGTTAAAGTTACTTTATGAGAAACTACCTTTTCTAACCCAGAATCATCACCTGATTTATAAAAAGCATAGCCAAAAGATGGTTCACCTTTTGAAAAATCAAAAGTATTCGGTTTGTCATCGTAGATTACCGCACTGGTCGAAGCATAATTTGTTAGCCAAGTTATCTCAACCTCATTTGCTTCATTTGAAACTTGTTTACTTAATTCCCCAGTTATAATCAAGCCAGGAGGAAGAACAACTGATCCACCTCCGCCACCACCGCCATAAATAACTGTGCCGCCACCACCGCCATCACCGCCACCAGGATTATCGGTTGCACCTTCTCCATTAAATCCAACGAGTAAATCAAATCCAACTACCGCATCTTGGAAAGAATTATTTGCATCTGAATCAAAAGATATCTTAAGATCATACTGTTCTGTTGAACCGTTACTTACTTGAGATAAATTTACTTCACCAGCCGCAAAAAATTGATTCAATGTGCCACTAAAAACTACAGTCGCACCATGCTTTATCTCTAAATTCAATTTCTGAGAGAATCCAGAAGGATCGCTTTTATTAATAGCTTCAATGATTGCTTTCTGTTCTTCACCACTTGTATTTGTTACTTTTACAAATCTAGTTACTGTACCACCTGGAACAAATGACGCCTCTTTAAAAAGCGGAGTTTGTTCAAACTGAACCGTAAGTCCGGCTGACAATGCTAAGCCAGGCATAACTACAAAACCAAATATAATTGCGGAAAACAATGTTTTAAATAGTTTGATCTGTTTCATTTGATGTAATATTATTTTGATCTGTATTAGCGCCATCAGTATTTGTACTTCCTGAATCTTGCGCTCCGTTATCTGTTGTTTGATTTTCCGGTATTATCTCTTGTTCTGAATTATTATCAGCACTTTCTTCTGGA encodes the following:
- a CDS encoding U32 family peptidase; translation: MKKPELMSPIRDWASLEACKSYANAVYFGVDELSMRAASGIKVSELEAFIKKCHSYGIKGYLTVNSVVYNHDIKKAEKLLKKAKKGGVDAVIVWDPAVIQLARKIKIPFIVSTQANISNYEAALFYKKLGAKRIVLAREMTLKQIKELKKKVKIEIEVFVHGAMCMAISGRCILSAYLYGKSANCGSCAQPCRKEWTLSDEEGNAVSNEGKYFMSAKDLCMIEFVPELIKAGIDSFKIEGRRRDPKYIEVVSRCYREAIDAYFDKSFTSEKVKKWKEELSSVYNRGFSTGFYFGTPSKEGISYEKADNVSLEKKVLVGYITHYYPKVKSGSITLNHLDLKVGDKIIIEGTNTYIEQKVESMQIKNKSIEKGKKGEEVAIVFKDVVRKNNKVFLLEKRKV
- a CDS encoding phosphoribosylaminoimidazolesuccinocarboxamide synthase: MILTKVDAKSDDFEIVSDGKVQTHIQPLQERKRKERLAIYTDRISAGDERLPFGIVKKGKILLWLTVFFKTMFSNIIENDIISYDQEYAMASGGINKNRRKYRNRVLFIREVTQIPVECIARAYLAGSLFKEYQKRCLFTLGFLLPKDMKEYDKLGTAIFTPSIKNKEGHDENITYDQLVEFLRAWLAEEENKCFKIDAQILAQLLRSTTLAIFHAGSRFLNEKDLILADWKGEFGLYIDKNGETILVWSDEGITPDTARIWLKESYGEGKIPVGLDKDAVRNWINEHGGDRNVPTEIQMKTAIGYMSFAEKVLPKEFLDKIHIEPKY
- a CDS encoding DUF3800 domain-containing protein gives rise to the protein MEKSKTYIFIDESGKPEVFSFKGVNLVEKGQATKFLILAAIRVEDQLLLQQKVVDFKSSLLKNKELTRVFSSAYALDSFHAQSDYPQVRERFYNFIKELKDIKIDVIVVEKLKCYQQLKENPGKMYGVMSGQLLKNICHQTDQTEIVFSRKDSKLKLRKELEIEVERIRLDYLDKHPRLNAELSLSYQHNPHYTHGGLQIADYIAYAVFQLFENNNSIYYEIIKEKIGKIQDICNKKYFTQSNPLQLST
- the rlmN gene encoding 23S rRNA (adenine(2503)-C(2))-methyltransferase RlmN, with the translated sequence MNLSLIEKKLENQPKYRIKQVHKLIFQDLIEDWDKASVLPLSLREELKKDCPLEIEHKMFDEGNTIKALIELSDGLKIESVLMKHTDNRSTVCVSSQVGCPLACSFCATGTMGLKRNLTVEEIVLQVLLFMRICKVTNIVFMGMGEPFLNYDNVMSAIRILNSPEYFNIGSRKISISTSGIIEGIERFTNEDLQVNLSISLHAPNDELRSKLMPVNKKYPLKDVLRVVDDYILKNKRKVMFEYLMIKGENDSLECAKELAKIMKKSLYMVNLIVYNPTGKFKASDSKTIKKFKDYLEKEGIFTTQRYEFGRGIKAACGQLATKA
- the pyrH gene encoding UMP kinase encodes the protein MKKYKRILLKIGGESFGKEDGRGVSLSSYMKIAKEIVDIKKKNNVDLCIVIGGGNIFRGREIGEEHFDKVTADYMGMLSTIINGLGLEEALESLGVPSKLMSSIEMDKVCESFSKKKAIEYLNQGKIVVFAGGTGNPFFTTDTLAALRSCEIDCDLILKATNVDGVYNKDPKKYSDAKLYENLTFEEALEKKLNVMDLTAFALCLDNQKPIIVFNIKKFKDISKALKGEKFGTFIG
- the purB gene encoding adenylosuccinate lyase, which produces MISRYTNERMAKIWSENYKFTTWLKVEIAVLKARKDLGEFKYNIPHVDKIKINSDEINRIEKEITKHDVVAFLEYISPQFPEELRPWLHRGLTSYDVVDTAQSLQLRESINLIQDALTDLMEIVEAKALENIHAVQIGRTHGIHAEPITFGVKLINWYAELKRHKERLESLKIRVSVGKISGAVGMYTLDPKVEVITCEKLGLKPIIATQIISRDIIAEYMAVLGLIAGTVSKISVSMRLMAQTEIGEVMESFSKDQKGSSAMPHKKNPIGWENLTGLMRIVCSNVQVSYGNLSDCWNERSLDNSGPERVILPDSSALVEYGLKRLASIFRKMRVSKERMKENLELTKGLIFSQEVMMLVSEKSGLPRERAHTLVRDIALECWETKEDFYTALLRNEEIMKFINPDELHECFDIEKKIRYTNQIFNQIIIL
- the obgE gene encoding GTPase ObgE, producing the protein MLIDDVTIRVRAGNGGKGCVAFQKSRFALGPTGGSGGEGGSFYFVGVSDLSALKQFRFKKAVQAEDGGNGKGEFVDGANGKDVIFKVPVGTVINNLDKNEKIEIVKIGEPVLMAKGGKGGRGNFLFRSSTNTTPMQCQPGIKGEAYTLRLELKMIADVGFIGLPNVGKSSLLKELTNANPKVANYPFTTLEPHLGVYYDLILADIPGLIEGASEGKGLGIKFLRHVERTKILFHLISAESEDFKRDYETIKKELEDYNPELLNKEEYIFITKTDMVDKDVLKERMSKWRKKKIPISIYDYDSIEKVKEILNEIMKKK
- a CDS encoding DNA recombination protein RmuC, with the translated sequence MTTETITLIASLFIILVFTYILFQKLMNENDKRSKMLFEEERKRLLEQVDLKKELISESIQHNKDTIKDLIERVHQELDKSKKQLDEVEKERIGEFNTLRTVLEEYKTVTGSLKDSTEGLRNVLSNNQLRGKYGEEIAENLLKTIGFVRGENYEANTAQDNNANRPDFTIFLPDRTKINIDVKFPLNNFIKFNDEEDKEKKKQFKKVFEQDVKNRIKEISGREYINPEEDTVDFVILFVPNEMIFSFIYDQMNETWNDAMAKKVVLAGPFSFTAILRMVFQSYKSFKYQENLHEIIKLIKKFEIEYNKYNEEVDSLGKKIRAVSTQFDEVSITRTKKLSTIVDKIKNENVITKEEVKVIENKE
- a CDS encoding fibronectin type III domain-containing protein, with protein sequence MKQIKLFKTLFSAIIFGFVVMPGLALSAGLTVQFEQTPLFKEASFVPGGTVTRFVKVTNTSGEEQKAIIEAINKSDPSGFSQKLNLEIKHGATVVFSGTLNQFFAAGEVNLSQVSNGSTEQYDLKISFDSDANNSFQDAVVGFDLLVGFNGEGATDNPGGGDGGGGGTVIYGGGGGGGSVVLPPGLIITGELSKQVSNEANEVEITWLTNYASTSAVIYDDKPNTFDFSKGEPSFGYAFYKSGDDSGLEKVVSHKVTLTGLVYGQTYYYRVVSHASPATIGREYSFVVDRSKITIGQESNNEPQPTATNGVTGGGSVNTEGGQSGSGAPVNGEGGNGSQNLTSEEGQKEVSNNNAFNMASLVSILPAWFIDNIWPILAIILAILGYMSWKKGKKEGGVKGSYFIKGAYCLWTISAVLFIIYFWRFL